A DNA window from Gemmatimonadaceae bacterium contains the following coding sequences:
- a CDS encoding sigma-54 dependent transcriptional regulator produces the protein MTTILLCDDNAPLAEQYAYDLRRLGGYDVLTASSGAQALEVLNTEAIDCLVLDLEMPVMDGFGVLRALRDRAVDTPVIVYTGTGNFDRCVQAVKAGAYAFIDKAEPVERVVREIENAIERRRILDEVTVLRRYADDESALLGGSPAMGALKDAIARVAPVPSAVLIIGESGSGKELVARDVHRLGAGAREPFVAVNCAALPEQLVESELFGHERGAFTGAVSSRKGAFESAGRGTLFLDEIGELPAPAQAKLLRVLEERAVTRLGSNRPVPVPARVIAATNRDLEQEVRDGRFRRDLLFRINVHLLRVPPLRERLSDVPDLLAHLVARTCERFGLRAKRVSPDALEILMAYDWRLNNVRELRNAVERMIIAADGAVIGAEHVPADVRDDAQPHPPNAGDARGFVQLKAEAERQIIVSALERHDWHITRTARDLGLADHASLLKIMRRHRISRD, from the coding sequence ATGACGACGATCCTGTTGTGCGACGACAATGCGCCGCTCGCGGAGCAGTACGCCTACGACCTGCGGCGCCTGGGCGGGTACGACGTGCTGACGGCGTCGTCGGGAGCGCAAGCGCTCGAGGTCCTGAACACCGAGGCGATCGATTGCCTCGTTCTCGACCTCGAGATGCCGGTGATGGACGGATTTGGCGTCCTGCGCGCGCTGCGCGACCGCGCCGTGGACACGCCGGTCATCGTCTATACCGGCACCGGCAACTTCGATCGATGCGTCCAGGCGGTCAAAGCCGGCGCCTACGCGTTCATCGACAAGGCGGAGCCGGTGGAACGCGTAGTTCGCGAGATCGAGAACGCGATCGAACGCCGGCGTATTCTCGATGAAGTGACAGTGCTCCGTCGCTACGCCGACGACGAGAGCGCGCTGTTAGGCGGCAGCCCGGCGATGGGCGCGCTCAAGGACGCGATCGCGCGCGTGGCACCGGTGCCGAGCGCGGTGCTCATCATCGGCGAGAGCGGATCCGGCAAGGAGCTGGTCGCACGCGACGTGCATCGGCTGGGCGCCGGCGCGCGCGAGCCGTTCGTGGCGGTGAACTGCGCGGCGCTGCCCGAGCAGCTGGTGGAGAGCGAGTTGTTCGGGCACGAGCGCGGCGCGTTCACCGGCGCGGTGTCCTCGCGGAAAGGGGCGTTCGAGTCTGCAGGACGCGGGACGCTGTTCCTGGACGAGATCGGCGAGCTTCCCGCTCCGGCGCAGGCGAAGCTCCTGCGCGTGCTCGAGGAGCGCGCGGTGACTCGGTTAGGCAGCAACCGGCCGGTGCCGGTCCCGGCGCGCGTCATCGCGGCGACGAATCGCGATCTGGAGCAGGAGGTGCGCGACGGCCGGTTCCGACGCGACCTCTTGTTCCGCATCAACGTGCACTTGCTGCGCGTGCCGCCGCTGCGCGAGCGGCTATCGGATGTGCCCGACCTCTTGGCGCATCTCGTGGCGCGCACGTGCGAGCGCTTCGGGCTCCGCGCCAAGCGCGTGTCTCCAGACGCGCTCGAAATCTTGATGGCTTACGACTGGCGGCTCAACAACGTTCGCGAGCTGCGAAACGCGGTCGAGCGCATGATCATCGCCGCCGACGGCGCTGTGATCGGCGCCGAGCACGTCCCGGCGGACGTACGGGACGACGCCCAGCCGCATCCGCCTAATGCAGGCGATGCGCGCGGTTTCGTGCAGCTCAAGGCCGAAGCCGAGCGGCAGATCATCGTGTCGGCGCTCGAGCGCCACGACTGGCACATCACCCGCACCGCCCGCGACCTCGGCCTCGCGGATCACGCGAGTCTGCTCAAGATCATGCGCCGGCACCGCATCTCGCGTGACTAA
- a CDS encoding serine/threonine-protein kinase, giving the protein MPTADFETFARVLDGQYALEREIGQGGMGVVYLARDLKLDRAVAIKTLPPHLSNDSSIRERFLREARTAAALSHPNIVPIYRADEIDGHVFFAMGYVDGESLAEQVRTAQRLDPRVVLRELRDVARALDYAHAHGVIHRDVKAENILVARGSGSAMVTDFGIARLAEAAPLTATGQVLGTVYYMSPEQVTGERLDGRTDLYSLGVVGYFALTGRFPFEAELASAVIVAQVTKLAPPVLTVDPAAPRALAEIIDRCLAKDPAARFQSGGELADALDQVEREVARDAVRAAAVPEAPSRISEDEAHAIWTRAAELQAKTGLESRPVPVPMARDTTADASRTSGYDVKSVREAAMEAGIPEQYVEHAMAEHGLVRSLGHEAPVTVQIIDLTQKSSIAFGTPPGLEFEAVVPGEMLESDFDMLVDTIRRLMEHAGAVNATERSLSWASMDAARIVHVSVQSRHGKTTVRAVENFGASIRRRRIALTLISIYSGAGVLMAIFPHHPVVAVAAGLTTFAGVFGVARTFLVRSAAKHREKLKSLMERLTGQVGESVAASAAAPKPRDRPMLRR; this is encoded by the coding sequence ATGCCGACAGCCGACTTCGAGACGTTTGCCCGCGTGTTGGACGGTCAGTATGCCCTGGAACGCGAAATCGGCCAGGGCGGCATGGGCGTGGTGTACCTCGCCCGCGACCTCAAGCTCGACCGCGCGGTTGCGATCAAGACGCTGCCTCCGCACCTGTCGAACGACTCGAGCATTCGGGAGCGATTTCTGCGCGAGGCGCGAACCGCGGCGGCGCTGTCGCACCCGAACATCGTGCCCATTTATCGCGCCGACGAGATCGATGGGCACGTGTTCTTTGCCATGGGCTACGTGGATGGCGAATCGCTGGCGGAGCAGGTACGAACTGCGCAACGGCTCGATCCTCGGGTAGTGCTGCGCGAGCTGCGCGACGTCGCGCGAGCGCTCGACTATGCCCACGCGCACGGCGTTATCCATCGCGACGTCAAAGCCGAAAACATTCTCGTCGCTCGCGGCTCGGGAAGCGCGATGGTCACCGACTTCGGTATCGCGCGGCTCGCCGAAGCCGCGCCTTTGACCGCGACGGGCCAGGTGCTCGGCACCGTCTACTACATGAGCCCCGAGCAGGTAACGGGCGAGCGTCTCGATGGACGCACGGATCTGTATTCACTTGGCGTGGTGGGCTATTTCGCACTCACCGGACGCTTTCCGTTCGAGGCGGAGCTGGCGTCGGCGGTGATCGTCGCACAGGTGACGAAGCTCGCGCCTCCGGTGCTCACCGTTGACCCCGCGGCGCCCCGCGCACTGGCCGAGATCATCGATCGATGCCTGGCAAAGGATCCGGCGGCACGATTTCAGTCTGGCGGAGAGCTGGCCGACGCGCTCGATCAAGTCGAGCGTGAGGTGGCGCGCGATGCGGTCAGAGCGGCGGCGGTACCCGAGGCCCCATCGCGAATCTCGGAAGACGAAGCGCACGCGATATGGACTCGCGCCGCCGAGCTGCAAGCGAAGACGGGCCTCGAATCGCGTCCGGTGCCCGTGCCCATGGCACGCGACACGACGGCGGATGCGAGTCGCACATCGGGCTACGATGTCAAATCCGTGCGCGAGGCCGCGATGGAGGCGGGCATCCCGGAGCAGTACGTCGAACACGCAATGGCCGAGCACGGACTCGTACGGTCGTTAGGCCACGAGGCTCCAGTCACGGTGCAGATCATCGATCTGACCCAGAAGTCGTCGATCGCATTTGGCACGCCGCCGGGGCTGGAGTTCGAAGCGGTCGTGCCCGGCGAGATGCTCGAGAGCGATTTCGACATGCTGGTTGACACGATTCGGCGATTGATGGAACATGCCGGCGCTGTGAACGCGACGGAGCGCTCGCTCTCGTGGGCGTCGATGGATGCGGCTCGCATCGTGCACGTGTCGGTGCAATCGCGCCACGGGAAGACGACGGTGCGCGCGGTGGAAAACTTCGGGGCATCGATCCGGCGGCGGCGCATCGCGCTGACACTCATCAGCATCTACTCCGGGGCCGGAGTGCTGATGGCGATATTTCCGCATCATCCTGTAGTGGCTGTGGCAGCCGGGCTCACCACGTTTGCCGGGGTCTTCGGCGTCGCGCGCACGTTTCTCGTGCGATCTGCGGCCAAGCACCGAGAGAAACTCAAGAGCCTGATGGAACGCCTGACCGGACAGGTGGGCGAATCGGTGGCGGCATCCGCGGCGGCGCCGAAGCCGCGGGACCGGCCGATGCTCAGGCGTTAG
- a CDS encoding tetratricopeptide repeat protein, with product MLRPRIHPILAAAAALALAACGGSKEHAPVQQQPVASAAPTPVTPVPDTTTANSVPPNVSYATADSAFRARQYAAATDMFDAYTKRRPRNAWGFYMLGLSAWKSGQLDRADSAFQSAIALDGKNVKSYINSSRVLLDQHRLGDARGQIGRALALDSGSAEAWRVLGRVETAAGRADDALGAYHTALAIDPQDAWSMNNMGVLLIGAGRYGEALGPLARAVQIDDSVPSFENNLGLALERTGHITLAGQAYNAALAIDSTYEKAKVSLARLQGHSDQPGLDSVSVASLGDAFAGEIDGWRATRKVAVTEPAPDSTKRP from the coding sequence ATGCTTCGCCCGCGGATCCACCCCATCCTTGCCGCTGCAGCCGCTCTAGCCCTCGCCGCCTGCGGCGGGTCAAAGGAGCACGCTCCCGTCCAGCAGCAGCCGGTGGCCAGCGCCGCTCCCACTCCTGTCACGCCCGTGCCCGACACGACGACGGCCAACTCGGTTCCGCCTAACGTATCGTACGCGACCGCCGACTCGGCGTTCCGCGCGCGGCAGTACGCAGCGGCCACCGACATGTTCGACGCCTACACGAAGCGGCGTCCCAGGAACGCCTGGGGCTTCTACATGCTCGGGCTGTCGGCGTGGAAGAGCGGCCAGCTCGACCGCGCTGATTCCGCTTTCCAATCCGCGATCGCGCTCGATGGCAAGAACGTGAAGAGCTACATCAACTCGAGCCGCGTCCTGCTCGACCAGCACCGCCTCGGCGACGCGCGCGGCCAGATCGGGCGCGCGCTGGCTCTCGATTCCGGCAGCGCGGAGGCCTGGCGCGTCCTCGGCCGCGTCGAAACCGCCGCCGGCCGCGCGGATGATGCGTTAGGCGCGTACCACACCGCGCTGGCCATCGATCCCCAGGATGCGTGGTCGATGAACAACATGGGCGTGCTGCTGATCGGCGCCGGCCGCTACGGCGAAGCGCTCGGTCCGCTGGCGCGCGCCGTGCAGATCGATGACAGCGTGCCGTCGTTCGAGAACAACCTCGGATTGGCGCTCGAGCGCACGGGCCACATCACGCTCGCCGGACAGGCGTACAACGCGGCGCTGGCGATCGACTCGACGTACGAGAAAGCGAAGGTGAGCCTGGCGCGTCTGCAGGGGCACAGCGACCAGCCGGGTCTCGACTCGGTGAGCGTCGCGTCGCTTGGCGATGCGTTCGCCGGCGAGATAGACGGCTGGCGCGCGACGCGGAAAGTGGCGGTGACCGAGCCGGCGCCCGATTCCACAAAGCGTCCGTGA